A genomic segment from Methanomassiliicoccus sp. encodes:
- a CDS encoding phosphoenolpyruvate protein kinase has translation MLHIMKLGSIDDKQATEVGGKAANLGRLIAGGFPVPPGLVIPVEAYDEYLGREGIRQKIVEALSSIDFQDEASVEKASGTIKGLFSDIDTGEVVAGLDLALADIDPESLWSVRSSAVAEDLATASFAGQQDTYLNIRRPNVSENVRKCWASFWNTRAISYRHKAGVDQISSGIAVVVQRMVDARSSGIMFTSDPVSGRKDRIVMESSWGLGESIASGLVTPDRYICDKLTGKLIERTVNRKVTGIFLSSDGSRSVRMTEERQMAPSLTTDEITMVAKMGRKIESYFGAPQDVEWAIEGEHLFILQSRPITNLSNDGDTLWTRGYGDEYWSDVTSPLFFSLLGEMLTKYVNHEGSEIMGYWGLTDKELLKVHKGHIYFNASVLEEVFTYNPKFSRTNELLNYFPQKDQDRIARADTRIAARLWAEVRITLLDNEGVILRTDKAYRKWAASFIKVAERFDSLDLAALDDAQLQAEYMTLRQASIKHFQLIRYGMVTHSIGTNLMVKRWLMDWLDDRSGLLYSKLISGLDDNKTIKTNIAIAKLAKVAQKDEAVRERLTSLSSREALETLSVDPRMRSFGQELEAFLKDYGHRSHTREMYFPRWADDPTLVIDVVRSLMSSEVGDLEKLEKERIRERKETEKVVLEKIARLRYGYLRNMVFRPVLHFAQTYLMFRENQRFYLDHIIRRWRVLFLEYGRRLASRGLLERKEDIFFLTKEEAFELLEKGGDMKAAVDERRADFDRYENVLPPKFLRGNVEFDDTVVRGPDTIRVSGVSASPGVVTGNIRVVETIENLPLVREGEIMVTSNTDPGWTAVFSKLGGLVTETGGILSHGAVVSREYGIPSVTAVKDATTFFRTGQRVTLDGNDGTIYIIGEELT, from the coding sequence ATGCTCCACATAATGAAGCTCGGTTCGATCGACGATAAGCAGGCTACGGAGGTTGGGGGCAAGGCCGCCAATCTCGGCAGGCTCATCGCCGGAGGCTTTCCCGTACCACCAGGTCTGGTCATCCCCGTGGAGGCCTACGATGAGTATCTGGGCCGTGAGGGGATCCGCCAGAAGATCGTGGAGGCGCTGTCGTCCATCGACTTCCAGGACGAGGCCTCGGTGGAGAAGGCCTCTGGAACGATCAAGGGTCTGTTCTCCGACATCGACACTGGAGAGGTGGTGGCCGGTCTCGACCTCGCCCTGGCCGACATCGATCCCGAGTCCCTGTGGTCTGTTCGCTCCTCGGCTGTCGCGGAGGACCTGGCCACGGCGTCCTTCGCTGGTCAGCAGGACACCTACCTCAACATACGCCGTCCCAATGTCAGCGAGAACGTGCGCAAGTGCTGGGCCTCCTTTTGGAACACCCGGGCCATCTCCTACCGTCACAAGGCTGGTGTCGATCAGATTAGCAGCGGCATCGCCGTGGTGGTCCAGCGTATGGTGGACGCTCGCTCCTCAGGCATAATGTTCACTTCCGATCCCGTGTCCGGCAGGAAGGACCGCATTGTCATGGAGTCCTCATGGGGACTTGGAGAGTCCATCGCCTCTGGGTTGGTCACACCGGACAGGTACATTTGCGACAAGCTCACCGGGAAGCTCATAGAGCGGACGGTGAACCGTAAGGTAACCGGCATATTCCTCTCTTCAGATGGCTCGAGGTCGGTGAGAATGACGGAAGAGAGGCAGATGGCGCCGTCCCTCACCACAGACGAGATCACCATGGTCGCCAAGATGGGCCGTAAGATCGAGTCTTATTTCGGCGCCCCCCAGGACGTGGAGTGGGCCATCGAGGGAGAACACCTTTTCATCCTCCAATCCCGACCGATCACGAACCTCTCCAATGATGGCGACACCTTATGGACGCGGGGTTATGGCGACGAGTACTGGTCCGATGTAACATCGCCTCTCTTCTTCTCCCTGCTGGGGGAGATGCTGACCAAGTACGTCAACCATGAGGGCTCGGAGATCATGGGCTACTGGGGGCTGACGGACAAGGAGCTGTTGAAGGTCCATAAAGGGCACATCTACTTCAACGCCTCGGTGCTGGAGGAAGTGTTCACCTACAACCCCAAGTTTTCGCGCACCAACGAGTTATTGAACTACTTCCCCCAGAAGGACCAGGATCGCATCGCCCGGGCGGACACCAGGATCGCGGCGCGGCTATGGGCCGAGGTTCGGATCACCCTCCTGGACAATGAGGGCGTGATACTGCGCACCGATAAGGCCTACAGGAAGTGGGCGGCCTCGTTCATTAAGGTGGCCGAGCGCTTCGATTCCCTGGACCTCGCCGCACTGGACGATGCCCAGCTGCAGGCGGAGTATATGACCTTGCGGCAGGCATCCATCAAGCATTTCCAGCTCATCCGCTATGGGATGGTCACTCACTCCATCGGTACCAACCTCATGGTCAAGAGGTGGCTTATGGACTGGCTTGACGACCGCAGCGGTCTCCTATACTCCAAGCTCATATCCGGCCTGGACGACAACAAGACCATCAAGACCAATATCGCCATCGCCAAGCTGGCCAAGGTCGCTCAGAAGGACGAGGCGGTCCGTGAGCGGTTGACCTCCTTGAGCTCCAGGGAGGCATTGGAAACCCTGTCCGTGGATCCGAGGATGAGGTCGTTCGGGCAGGAGCTCGAAGCCTTCCTGAAGGATTACGGGCACCGTTCTCACACCCGTGAGATGTACTTCCCCCGCTGGGCCGACGACCCCACCCTGGTGATCGACGTGGTGCGCTCCCTCATGTCCTCGGAGGTAGGGGACCTGGAGAAGCTGGAGAAGGAGCGCATAAGGGAGAGGAAGGAGACGGAGAAAGTGGTCCTGGAGAAGATCGCCCGCCTCCGCTACGGCTATCTGCGGAACATGGTGTTCCGCCCGGTCCTGCATTTCGCCCAGACCTACCTCATGTTCCGGGAGAACCAGCGCTTCTACCTTGACCACATCATCCGCCGCTGGAGGGTCCTGTTCCTGGAGTACGGGCGCAGGCTTGCCTCCCGGGGGCTGCTGGAGAGGAAGGAGGACATATTCTTCCTCACCAAGGAGGAGGCCTTCGAGCTCCTGGAGAAAGGCGGCGACATGAAGGCGGCGGTCGACGAGCGCCGGGCGGACTTCGACCGTTACGAGAACGTCCTGCCGCCGAAGTTCCTGAGAGGGAACGTGGAGTTCGACGATACCGTGGTCCGCGGTCCCGACACCATCCGGGTCAGCGGCGTCTCGGCGAGCCCAGGCGTGGTCACGGGGAACATCAGGGTCGTGGAGACCATCGAGAACCTTCCGCTGGTGCGGGAGGGAGAGATCATGGTCACCTCCAACACCGATCCCGGGTGGACGGCGGTGTTCTCCAAGCTGGGCGGGCTGGTGACGGAGACCGGAGGCATACTATCCCATGGAGCGGTGGTCTCTCGAGAGTACGGGATCCCATCGGTCACCGCGGTAAAGGACGCCACCACCTTCTTCAGGACCGGCCAGCGCGTTACCCTTGACGGGAACGACGGCACCATTTACATCATCGGGGAGGAATTAACATGA